In Bremerella cremea, one DNA window encodes the following:
- a CDS encoding pentapeptide repeat-containing protein: MIQIKHRNTGEILLEIAADSLVGMKLVGKNLSGADLSSQVLRNCVFDSDNLDEASFARSNLEGATFIGASVKRACFDGANMTRVVMTDAILNESSFVRTNLSKANLRYAKLPNCNMTGARLVEADVSMCDLQCNLIEANLTRCDLRGSNLTGADLTRAKVDEANFTDASMTDAILEETYIERAINACAKHKPFKPKSHVAKRPWWMVWA, encoded by the coding sequence ATGATTCAGATTAAACACCGCAATACCGGAGAGATACTCCTTGAGATTGCGGCGGACTCGCTGGTTGGCATGAAGCTTGTCGGCAAAAATTTATCCGGTGCCGATTTGTCGTCACAGGTTCTTCGCAATTGCGTATTCGATAGCGACAACCTCGACGAAGCATCGTTTGCTAGATCGAACTTGGAAGGAGCAACCTTCATTGGCGCGAGCGTGAAACGCGCTTGTTTCGATGGGGCCAACATGACTCGGGTAGTCATGACCGACGCCATCCTCAACGAATCGAGTTTTGTGCGAACCAATCTGAGCAAAGCCAATTTGCGTTATGCCAAGTTGCCCAATTGCAACATGACCGGGGCGCGGCTTGTTGAGGCCGATGTCAGCATGTGCGATCTACAGTGCAATTTAATAGAAGCCAACCTTACTCGCTGTGATCTGCGGGGCTCGAATCTAACCGGAGCCGACCTAACGCGGGCCAAAGTCGACGAGGCCAACTTTACCGATGCCAGCATGACCGATGCCATTCTGGAAGAGACCTACATCGAACGGGCCATCAATGCATGTGCCAAACATAAGCCCTTCAAGCCAAAATCGCATGTCGCCAAACGCCCTTGGTGGATGGTTTGGGCTTAG
- the hemW gene encoding radical SAM family heme chaperone HemW, whose translation MIAPPRSAYLHVPFCTHRCGYCNFTVIAGRDDLTGAYLNAIEKELELLGAPQEVETLFLGGGTPTHLSPEELQRLLQLATTWFPLAPGGELSVEANPIDITVEKVELLAAAGVNRISLGVQSFHDTKLKLLERDHRRREIELAASRILPLIPNLGIDLIFAAPGETLPQWHEDLRSAVELGAQHISTYGLTFEKGTTFWSRRERSQLLEADEELQREMYLATIERLTAAGLEHYEVSNFARPGFRSQHNQQYWLGRRYFAAGPGASRHIEMRRETNHRSTTTYIKRIEMGQSPVAEQETLTPEMKAREQLVFGLRMLQGIHLPTFQQDTGTTPQQLCGQIISQFQEHGLLTLAGDYLRLTPEGLLLSDTICVELL comes from the coding sequence ATGATCGCTCCTCCTCGCAGTGCTTACTTGCACGTCCCCTTCTGCACGCATCGTTGCGGGTATTGCAATTTCACCGTCATTGCGGGGCGAGATGATCTGACGGGCGCCTACTTGAACGCGATCGAAAAGGAACTCGAACTTCTTGGCGCCCCCCAAGAAGTCGAGACTCTCTTTCTTGGCGGAGGCACTCCCACGCATCTTTCGCCAGAGGAACTCCAGCGACTTCTCCAACTGGCAACAACCTGGTTCCCGCTTGCCCCTGGGGGCGAACTTAGTGTGGAAGCCAACCCGATCGACATCACGGTAGAAAAGGTCGAGTTGCTGGCGGCGGCTGGGGTCAATCGAATTAGCCTCGGTGTGCAATCCTTTCACGATACCAAACTCAAGCTGTTGGAACGGGATCATCGTCGCCGCGAAATCGAGCTGGCCGCTTCGCGGATCTTGCCCCTGATTCCGAACTTGGGTATCGACCTGATCTTCGCCGCCCCTGGAGAAACACTGCCTCAATGGCACGAAGACCTGCGTTCCGCCGTAGAACTCGGCGCACAGCATATCTCTACTTACGGCCTTACCTTTGAGAAAGGAACCACGTTTTGGAGTCGCCGCGAACGTTCGCAACTACTCGAAGCCGATGAAGAACTGCAGCGCGAGATGTACCTGGCTACGATCGAACGGCTAACGGCGGCTGGCCTCGAGCATTACGAAGTTTCTAACTTTGCCCGGCCCGGTTTTCGCAGCCAGCACAACCAACAGTATTGGCTTGGCCGCCGCTACTTTGCCGCCGGACCAGGTGCTTCGCGGCATATCGAGATGCGTCGCGAAACCAATCATCGCAGCACCACCACATACATCAAGCGTATCGAAATGGGTCAGTCCCCCGTCGCTGAGCAAGAAACTCTTACGCCAGAAATGAAAGCTAGAGAACAACTAGTCTTTGGCCTACGCATGCTACAAGGGATTCATCTGCCCACCTTCCAGCAGGATACCGGAACAACTCCTCAGCAGCTATGCGGCCAGATCATCTCCCAGTTTCAAGAACATGGACTTCTTACCCTTGCAGGCGATTACCTTCGTTTAACGCCTGAGGGATTGCTCTTAAGCGACACCATCTGTGTCGAACTTTTATAA
- a CDS encoding MBL fold metallo-hydrolase: MLDNAPLRKLEFNGLTIEGYSRAAVQTYWRIPEMKLGFDLGLQPWDFMGTATWFISHTHLDHIAALPVYVSRRRLMKMPPPTIYLPEIAVGPALQVLKAFSRLDRGKMPCTLEPVVPGQEIELSRELVVKVLPTKHTIPSVGYIVSQRRRKLKAEYQNLKGDEIRDLRQSGTDVTDEHRHPLLAYLGDSRAEAMDQSPEFYEADILIMEMTFVAPDHRKEKIHKMGHIHLDDVVARRDKFKNQKIIASHFSTRYTGHQIYEHVKAKLPDMLDGRLHLWL, from the coding sequence ATGCTTGATAACGCCCCCCTGCGAAAACTCGAATTCAACGGCCTCACAATCGAAGGGTACTCCCGGGCGGCCGTCCAAACCTATTGGCGCATTCCCGAAATGAAGCTCGGCTTCGACTTGGGTTTGCAGCCTTGGGATTTCATGGGCACGGCAACCTGGTTCATCTCGCACACGCACTTAGATCACATCGCCGCGCTGCCGGTTTATGTCTCGCGTCGCCGCTTGATGAAGATGCCTCCGCCGACAATCTATCTGCCTGAAATCGCCGTTGGCCCAGCCTTGCAAGTGCTGAAAGCATTTAGCCGGCTCGATCGCGGCAAGATGCCCTGCACGCTGGAACCTGTTGTTCCCGGCCAAGAGATTGAGCTCTCGCGCGAACTGGTCGTCAAAGTCTTACCGACCAAACATACGATTCCCTCGGTCGGGTACATCGTGTCGCAGCGTAGGCGTAAGCTGAAAGCCGAGTACCAAAACCTGAAAGGGGACGAAATCCGCGACCTCCGCCAAAGCGGTACCGATGTCACCGACGAACATCGTCACCCGCTGCTGGCCTACCTTGGAGACAGCCGGGCCGAAGCGATGGACCAGTCGCCCGAGTTCTATGAAGCGGACATCTTGATCATGGAAATGACTTTTGTCGCACCTGATCATCGTAAAGAGAAGATCCACAAGATGGGTCATATCCATCTCGACGATGTGGTCGCCCGGCGCGATAAATTCAAGAACCAGAAGATCATCGCTTCCCACTTTAGCACCCGCTATACCGGGCACCAGATCTACGAGCATGTCAAAGCCAAGCTCCCCGATATGCTTGATGGTCGGTTGCACCTTTGGCTTTAA
- a CDS encoding segregation and condensation protein A, with the protein MNFRVEIPIYRGPLDLLLYLVRKHELDIVDIPIAQVTQQYLQYLDILKAMDVNSVADFLEMASTLIEIKSKLVLPQQEDLDEETIDDPRDQLVERLLEYKRFKDAASLLEDHGRDWQKRFPRIADDLPPRKVDMADQPINEVELWDLVSALNRLLRDSKQAQPTNIVYDDTPIRVHMKQVHARIVSEGKVRFSTLFPPDAVKTRIIGIFLALLELIRHYNTLAHQEDDDQEIWITAGEGFQNEVHFEDVDEYEAGKPTPP; encoded by the coding sequence ATGAACTTTCGAGTTGAAATCCCGATCTATCGCGGGCCACTCGATTTGCTGTTGTACTTGGTACGCAAGCATGAGTTGGACATTGTCGATATTCCCATTGCCCAGGTCACGCAGCAATATCTGCAGTACCTAGATATTCTCAAAGCGATGGATGTCAACAGCGTGGCCGACTTCCTAGAGATGGCCAGCACGCTGATCGAGATCAAATCGAAGCTGGTTCTACCGCAACAGGAAGACCTGGACGAAGAGACCATCGACGATCCACGCGATCAGTTGGTCGAACGGTTGCTCGAATACAAACGTTTCAAGGATGCGGCCAGCTTGCTGGAAGATCACGGACGAGATTGGCAGAAGCGTTTCCCCCGGATTGCCGACGACTTGCCGCCACGCAAGGTCGATATGGCCGATCAGCCGATCAACGAGGTCGAGCTATGGGACTTGGTTAGCGCCCTCAACCGCCTGCTGCGCGATAGCAAGCAAGCCCAGCCAACCAACATCGTTTACGACGACACCCCCATTCGGGTCCACATGAAGCAGGTTCACGCCCGGATCGTCAGCGAGGGAAAGGTTCGTTTTTCCACCCTTTTTCCCCCAGATGCGGTCAAGACACGCATCATTGGTATCTTCCTCGCCCTCCTAGAATTGATTCGACACTATAATACGCTGGCTCACCAAGAAGACGATGACCAGGAAATCTGGATCACAGCCGGTGAAGGATTCCAAAATGAAGTTCACTTTGAAGACGTCGACGAATACGAAGCGGGCAAACCGACGCCGCCCTAA
- a CDS encoding PQQ-binding-like beta-propeller repeat protein, producing the protein MPIQKLVSRLAIFALVALAATPAMAQIGARTFSPYELERLGLEKVWSGQLPIDPQRSELETFRQVLSAKDPMVVFEVEQNGKTVTFSSNELDIIGKPLGEEGAKKKVDQYVARLDSSKGEPQVTRREVPNETFLVQSSSGILMAVDGRTGKADWAELRGNPRFPQTTPDANDDIVVSVSGFTLSCLRRDSGAVMWTRDLDGLPIAGPVVGDEFIYVPLLDGTVVAYNFDGGPRLVPRYKSLGSIRKPMLATTSSIAWATDRNYFYVGYADRPLVRYRIESSGEIIAPPSNSGALRLFFTTATGYVYCVYSTDGSIQWRFSCGEPIDSSAIAIGESVYVTLQRGGMYKLGIEEGEVGWYVPRIKKFLSAGDKYVYALDDDGDLVVLDINSGARVGSMSLQGYDFFHTNSKTDRIIIGTKTGKMVVLRSSALPDPLVYVKVTKPGEKPAPPEGKPEKEAAAPMGEAGGNPFAAPAAGGGGSVADPFGPPATGGGNTADPFGSGGSDGGSSADPFGSGSSDPFGSGSSDPFGSGADSGSGMKNPFGN; encoded by the coding sequence ATGCCAATTCAGAAACTCGTATCGCGTCTTGCTATTTTTGCCTTGGTCGCCCTGGCCGCGACGCCTGCGATGGCCCAGATTGGGGCACGAACGTTTTCTCCCTACGAGTTAGAACGACTCGGGCTCGAGAAAGTTTGGTCGGGCCAATTGCCGATCGATCCGCAGCGTTCCGAGCTAGAGACGTTTCGTCAGGTGCTTAGCGCGAAAGACCCCATGGTGGTCTTCGAGGTCGAGCAAAACGGTAAGACGGTCACCTTCAGTTCCAATGAACTAGATATCATCGGCAAGCCTTTAGGAGAAGAAGGCGCCAAGAAGAAGGTCGACCAGTATGTGGCCCGTCTCGACTCTAGCAAAGGCGAGCCTCAAGTTACCCGGCGCGAAGTGCCCAACGAAACCTTTCTGGTGCAGAGCAGTTCGGGAATTTTAATGGCGGTTGATGGACGAACCGGCAAGGCTGATTGGGCCGAATTGCGAGGCAACCCACGTTTTCCTCAAACCACGCCCGATGCGAACGACGATATTGTCGTCTCGGTTAGCGGGTTCACGTTGAGTTGTCTCCGGCGAGATAGTGGTGCCGTGATGTGGACACGTGATCTAGATGGCTTACCGATCGCTGGCCCGGTGGTTGGTGACGAATTTATCTACGTGCCGCTGCTGGATGGAACGGTGGTGGCTTACAACTTTGATGGTGGGCCACGGCTAGTGCCACGTTACAAGTCGCTTGGTAGCATTCGTAAGCCGATGCTGGCGACGACTTCGTCGATCGCTTGGGCCACCGATCGCAACTATTTCTATGTTGGTTATGCCGACCGCCCCTTGGTTCGTTATCGCATTGAATCGAGCGGCGAAATCATTGCTCCACCCAGCAACTCTGGAGCATTGCGGCTGTTTTTCACCACGGCGACCGGGTATGTCTATTGCGTTTACTCGACCGATGGTTCGATCCAATGGCGTTTTTCCTGCGGCGAGCCGATCGATAGCTCGGCGATTGCGATCGGTGAGTCCGTCTATGTAACGCTTCAACGGGGTGGCATGTACAAGCTGGGCATCGAAGAAGGGGAAGTGGGATGGTATGTGCCACGGATCAAGAAGTTCCTTTCCGCCGGCGACAAATACGTTTACGCTCTGGACGATGACGGTGATTTAGTCGTCTTGGATATCAACTCTGGGGCGCGTGTCGGTTCGATGAGCCTGCAAGGCTACGATTTCTTTCATACCAACTCGAAGACCGATCGAATCATCATCGGAACTAAGACGGGCAAGATGGTGGTGCTGCGTTCCAGTGCGTTGCCAGATCCGTTGGTTTACGTCAAAGTAACCAAGCCTGGCGAGAAACCTGCCCCGCCTGAAGGTAAGCCAGAAAAAGAAGCAGCCGCACCCATGGGTGAAGCTGGTGGCAATCCGTTTGCCGCTCCGGCAGCTGGTGGCGGGGGAAGCGTTGCAGACCCATTTGGCCCTCCAGCCACCGGTGGTGGAAATACGGCCGATCCATTTGGCAGTGGCGGAAGCGACGGCGGTAGCTCGGCCGACCCGTTTGGTAGCGGATCGAGCGATCCTTTCGGGAGTGGCTCGAGTGATCCTTTCGGCAGCGGAGCAGATAGCGGCTCTGGGATGAAGAATCCCTTCGGCAACTAA
- a CDS encoding PVC-type heme-binding CxxCH protein, whose product MTKHLAWLLAGTMIALVAVGSAQADDDGFKPIFDGKTLNGWNGAEGFWSVEDGAITGTTTAEHPTKGNTFLIWDQGKVDDFELKLKYKIVGGNSGIQYRSTDLGNHVAKGYQADIDSGDTYSGINYEERGRGILTQRGEKTIVHDGNKDPKKERFAESADLQAKINKEDWNDYEIIAKGNHLIHKINGVVMSEVIDEGEKDARTSGILALQLHAGPPMKVQFKDVMLKRLPLEKGKKKVVFVPGRPSHGYGAHEHMAGCRLLMLALTENMPQFEAAIYEGGWPADPTAFDNADAVVVYCDGGPGHLLNPHLEEFQKLMDKGVGLACIHYGVETTKGEAGDKFVDWIGGYFEPWWSVNPHWTASFEKYGDHPITNGVKPFEINDEWYYNMRFREGMKDVTPILTAVPPKSTLDRPDGPHSGNQHVRAMVGQPQHVAWAADREDGGRGFGFTGGHNHWNWADPNFRKVVLNAIVWISHEEVPEEGVESASLSEDDLKGLIPGPPPEKKKPAPKKGNKVSQNVKPKFKSPVVTTSTPGHQVDIRVDLEGAKQLFLVVMDGGNGFSCDWADWVEPKLVGPKGEKKLTDLKWKRATADWGNVQVNRNVGGQPLLVNGQAVDYGIGVHANSVIAYDLPEGYTQFVAKGGLDNGGSNQQNGDVTSVQFAVYTQDPGNVSEQAASGSHEPDEAVAALDVYEGLEATLVAAEPDLKSLTNIDIDHRGRIWVCDVMNYRGNNGSRPEGDRILILEDEDGDGVADKTKVYYQGRDVDTAMGICVLGNKVIVSAAPNLIVFTDEDGDDVPDKKELLFTKTGQPQHDHSAHSFLFGPDGKLYWNVGNTGKHVHDAQGNVVVDLAGNQVIDNGQPYFGGMPFRCSLDGSEFEVLGHNFRNNYEVTVDSFGTLWQSDNDDDGNRGVRINYVMEYGNFGYLDQMTGAGWRSPRTNMETEVPLQHWHLNDPGVVPNLLQTGAGSPTGICIYEGELLPKIFQNQIIHCDAGPNIVRAYPVQNDGAGYSAESVDILKGARDNWFRPADVCVAPDGSIFVSDWYDPGVGGHGQRDLDRGRLFRVAPQGVGYKVPKFDFTTIDGCLAALKNPNLATRYLAWTNLHAQGAKAAAALRAAYDSSDDARYKARLLWLLGNIEGKGQKAVDLALSAEDPNLRIVGLRMAHELKIPATEIVPKVINDKSPQVRRQAAIELRFDGSDKASQQWAQLAEQYDGQDRWYLEALGIGADLHWDSRLAAYLAAVEGKIDSPAAKDIVWRSRANQTPELLAAIIQDTSNPAEQLPRFFRAFDFQPNDAGVNDAVAALAFKGARSDDAETMIISESVKRLKNYDVHKNAESTAAMGKALEKVAGSLAYVELVDRFEQQDYYPQLLNLAIAQPDAEVGVAAVGVLLRRGQKELLQSVLAEGKPEEKVALATAIANSSTGQANAWMQRMLNEPSQDLQVRRIAVKGLASNQRSAHQLLELAKAGKLDEQLMQAAAAPLKVSVWGDVRQKAAEIFPQPPSKDNKPLPPLDQLVRMRGSVEEGKQVFATTGTCSKCHVVNNEGKEVGPNLSEIGSKLGREAMFESILYPSAGISHNYENWAVLTESGTAITGLKTSETADSITITNAEGLARTIPKSEVDEIRKLSISVMPNDLQKLMTVQELVDVVEYISTLKKK is encoded by the coding sequence ATGACCAAGCATCTCGCATGGCTATTGGCCGGCACGATGATCGCCCTGGTGGCGGTTGGTTCGGCTCAGGCCGACGACGACGGCTTCAAGCCGATCTTTGATGGCAAAACGCTTAACGGTTGGAACGGCGCTGAAGGTTTCTGGAGCGTCGAAGATGGCGCAATCACCGGCACGACCACAGCCGAGCATCCGACCAAGGGAAACACGTTCCTGATTTGGGACCAAGGCAAAGTTGACGACTTCGAGTTGAAGCTGAAGTACAAGATTGTCGGCGGCAACTCGGGCATTCAGTATCGTTCGACCGACCTGGGGAACCATGTTGCCAAAGGGTATCAGGCCGACATCGACAGCGGCGACACTTACAGCGGTATCAATTACGAAGAGCGGGGCCGCGGTATTCTGACCCAGCGTGGCGAAAAAACGATTGTCCACGATGGCAACAAAGACCCCAAGAAAGAACGCTTCGCCGAATCGGCGGATCTGCAAGCGAAGATCAACAAGGAAGATTGGAACGACTACGAGATCATCGCCAAGGGGAATCACCTGATCCACAAGATCAACGGTGTGGTCATGTCCGAGGTGATCGACGAAGGAGAAAAAGACGCACGCACCAGCGGTATTCTAGCATTGCAGCTGCATGCTGGTCCCCCCATGAAAGTGCAGTTCAAAGACGTGATGCTCAAGCGGCTTCCATTGGAAAAAGGGAAGAAGAAAGTCGTCTTCGTGCCTGGTCGCCCGAGCCACGGTTATGGTGCCCACGAGCACATGGCCGGTTGTCGCTTGTTGATGTTGGCGCTGACCGAGAACATGCCGCAGTTTGAAGCGGCTATCTACGAAGGGGGTTGGCCTGCTGATCCCACCGCCTTTGACAACGCCGATGCCGTGGTCGTTTACTGCGATGGTGGACCTGGTCACTTGCTGAATCCTCACCTGGAAGAGTTCCAAAAGCTGATGGACAAAGGGGTCGGTTTGGCCTGTATCCATTACGGCGTGGAAACGACCAAAGGGGAAGCGGGGGATAAGTTCGTAGATTGGATCGGGGGCTACTTCGAGCCTTGGTGGAGCGTGAATCCGCATTGGACTGCTTCGTTCGAGAAGTATGGCGATCATCCAATTACCAATGGGGTGAAGCCGTTCGAGATCAACGACGAGTGGTACTACAACATGCGTTTCCGCGAAGGCATGAAAGATGTCACGCCAATTCTGACCGCCGTTCCACCGAAAAGCACGCTCGATCGTCCTGATGGTCCGCATAGTGGCAACCAGCACGTGCGCGCCATGGTGGGGCAACCGCAACACGTCGCCTGGGCAGCCGATCGCGAAGATGGCGGTCGTGGGTTTGGTTTCACTGGCGGGCACAATCACTGGAACTGGGCCGATCCCAATTTCCGTAAGGTGGTTCTCAACGCGATTGTCTGGATCAGCCACGAGGAAGTCCCGGAAGAAGGTGTCGAATCGGCCTCGCTTTCGGAAGACGATTTGAAAGGCCTGATTCCTGGCCCTCCGCCGGAAAAGAAGAAGCCGGCACCGAAGAAGGGCAACAAGGTTTCGCAGAATGTGAAGCCAAAGTTCAAAAGCCCAGTGGTTACGACCAGCACGCCCGGTCACCAGGTCGACATTCGTGTCGACCTGGAAGGGGCCAAGCAGCTTTTTCTCGTCGTCATGGACGGCGGGAACGGCTTTAGCTGCGATTGGGCCGATTGGGTTGAACCGAAGTTAGTCGGCCCAAAGGGAGAGAAGAAGCTGACCGATTTGAAGTGGAAGCGAGCCACTGCCGATTGGGGCAACGTCCAGGTTAATCGCAACGTCGGTGGGCAGCCCCTGCTGGTCAACGGCCAGGCAGTGGATTACGGGATTGGTGTCCATGCGAACTCGGTGATCGCCTACGACTTGCCGGAAGGTTACACCCAATTTGTGGCCAAAGGTGGGCTCGATAACGGCGGTTCGAATCAGCAGAACGGCGACGTGACCTCGGTTCAGTTTGCCGTCTATACCCAAGATCCTGGCAACGTTTCCGAGCAAGCCGCCAGCGGAAGTCACGAACCTGACGAAGCGGTAGCCGCGTTGGACGTTTATGAAGGATTGGAAGCAACCCTTGTCGCGGCTGAACCCGATTTGAAAAGCTTGACGAACATCGACATCGATCACCGGGGCCGCATCTGGGTGTGCGATGTAATGAACTATCGCGGCAACAACGGATCGCGTCCGGAAGGGGATCGCATCCTGATTTTAGAGGACGAAGATGGGGACGGAGTGGCCGACAAAACGAAGGTCTACTATCAAGGTCGCGATGTCGATACGGCAATGGGGATTTGTGTGTTGGGGAACAAAGTAATTGTTTCCGCTGCACCGAACCTGATTGTTTTCACGGACGAAGATGGCGACGACGTGCCAGATAAGAAAGAGTTGCTCTTCACCAAGACGGGCCAACCGCAGCACGACCACTCCGCCCACAGCTTCCTCTTCGGTCCTGATGGCAAGCTTTACTGGAACGTTGGTAACACCGGAAAGCATGTTCACGATGCCCAGGGCAACGTGGTGGTTGATTTGGCCGGAAACCAAGTGATCGACAACGGCCAGCCTTACTTCGGTGGAATGCCTTTTCGCTGTAGCCTGGATGGAAGTGAATTCGAGGTCTTAGGCCATAACTTTCGTAACAACTACGAAGTGACCGTCGACTCGTTTGGCACCCTCTGGCAAAGCGACAACGACGACGACGGTAACCGCGGTGTTCGCATCAATTACGTCATGGAATATGGCAACTTCGGTTACCTCGATCAAATGACCGGTGCTGGTTGGCGGTCGCCGCGAACGAACATGGAAACCGAGGTTCCTTTGCAGCACTGGCACTTGAACGATCCTGGCGTGGTGCCGAACCTGCTGCAAACCGGGGCGGGCTCGCCGACAGGAATTTGCATTTACGAAGGGGAATTGCTACCGAAGATCTTTCAGAACCAAATCATTCACTGCGATGCCGGTCCCAACATTGTGCGGGCTTACCCTGTGCAGAACGACGGCGCCGGCTATTCGGCCGAGTCGGTCGATATCTTGAAAGGTGCACGGGATAACTGGTTCCGTCCTGCCGATGTGTGTGTGGCTCCAGATGGTTCGATCTTCGTCAGCGATTGGTACGACCCAGGCGTCGGTGGTCACGGTCAGCGCGATCTCGACCGGGGCCGTCTTTTCCGGGTTGCTCCTCAGGGAGTCGGCTACAAAGTACCTAAGTTTGATTTCACAACCATCGACGGCTGCCTCGCCGCGCTGAAGAATCCGAACCTGGCAACCCGTTACCTGGCATGGACCAACCTGCATGCCCAAGGAGCCAAGGCCGCAGCGGCATTAAGAGCGGCTTACGATTCATCGGACGACGCCCGCTATAAGGCTCGCCTTTTGTGGCTGCTGGGAAACATTGAAGGCAAAGGCCAAAAAGCGGTCGATCTGGCACTTTCTGCTGAAGATCCGAATCTGCGGATTGTTGGTCTGCGGATGGCGCATGAATTGAAAATCCCCGCCACGGAAATCGTGCCGAAAGTCATCAACGACAAATCGCCTCAGGTCCGTCGCCAAGCCGCGATCGAGTTGCGCTTTGATGGCAGTGACAAGGCATCGCAGCAATGGGCTCAGCTGGCCGAGCAGTACGATGGCCAAGATCGCTGGTATTTAGAGGCCCTTGGGATTGGGGCCGACTTGCATTGGGATTCGCGCCTGGCGGCCTATCTGGCAGCGGTCGAGGGGAAGATCGACTCGCCTGCGGCAAAAGACATCGTCTGGCGAAGCCGGGCTAATCAAACGCCAGAACTGCTGGCGGCGATCATTCAAGACACCAGCAACCCCGCCGAGCAGCTGCCCCGTTTCTTCCGTGCGTTCGATTTCCAGCCGAACGACGCAGGGGTGAACGACGCCGTGGCTGCATTGGCATTTAAAGGTGCTCGGAGCGACGACGCCGAAACGATGATCATTTCGGAATCGGTCAAGCGATTGAAGAACTACGATGTTCACAAAAACGCCGAGTCGACCGCCGCTATGGGCAAAGCCTTAGAGAAAGTCGCCGGGAGCCTGGCCTACGTGGAACTGGTCGATCGGTTCGAACAGCAGGACTACTATCCGCAGTTGTTGAACCTGGCGATCGCCCAGCCTGATGCCGAAGTCGGCGTTGCTGCTGTCGGGGTTTTGCTGCGACGTGGCCAGAAAGAGCTGCTGCAATCGGTTCTGGCGGAAGGGAAGCCAGAGGAAAAAGTCGCTTTGGCCACCGCCATCGCCAACAGCAGCACCGGTCAGGCCAATGCCTGGATGCAGCGCATGCTGAACGAACCTTCGCAAGACCTGCAAGTCCGCCGGATTGCGGTGAAGGGATTGGCCAGCAACCAACGCTCGGCCCACCAATTGTTAGAACTGGCCAAAGCAGGCAAGCTCGACGAACAGCTCATGCAAGCCGCTGCGGCTCCGCTGAAGGTTTCTGTCTGGGGTGACGTTCGTCAGAAGGCCGCCGAGATTTTCCCGCAGCCTCCTTCCAAAGACAACAAGCCACTTCCTCCGCTCGACCAATTGGTGCGGATGCGTGGCTCGGTAGAGGAGGGGAAGCAAGTTTTTGCCACCACCGGAACGTGCAGCAAGTGCCACGTCGTGAACAACGAAGGAAAAGAAGTCGGGCCAAACTTGAGCGAGATCGGTTCCAAGTTGGGGCGCGAGGCGATGTTTGAATCGATCCTTTATCCTAGCGCCGGTATCAGCCACAACTACGAAAACTGGGCGGTGCTGACCGAAAGCGGAACGGCGATTACCGGATTGAAGACCAGCGAAACGGCAGATTCGATCACGATCACCAACGCGGAAGGGTTGGCCCGGACGATTCCGAAGAGCGAAGTCGACGAGATTCGGAAGCTGTCGATTTCTGTCATGCCCAACGATCTGCAAAAGCTGATGACGGTGCAGGAGTTGGTAGATGTGGTCGAATACATCTCGACGCTGAAGAAAAAGTAA